In a genomic window of Pirellulales bacterium:
- a CDS encoding tetratricopeptide repeat-containing serine protease family protein: MQRKLPELLLATAILAVALAGRARAQEEESVKVYNQVQASVVSLENVEGHGTGIVLDKSGLILTNAHVVASPLPFHCRADVRKGGKHETLTYNKVTIIGFHPQFDLALVRIDPNEVKGTLDPAKIDRRKGIPGQRVYVIGNPSGAGVQLSKTITSGILSGVDRVLDGVSYYQVDAAINPGNSGGPLCDKNGEVLGVVTLKVNDKENIGFAIPLFDLKLDNFVPLAQRRADPQAAKKFLDAANVVRERASQLMKARGNKDPEARYNLALAATYFHRALLENPTDDGIYYQVGLLLRALDANEIAAAYLNQAIELNPWGAAKGLYFYELGLALVKQDKKTAARAAWTEEVCKYPKEAALAWEALAVFFANDKQPYQAAYHAAVAMHIGGIGIRADLLRKLYDDNRKLLTAADAQRLTDAEAKIDEELARIQAFADQRHAKGDKFLTRDCADLIAQGGSRSAPDKTAVAHSAAQPAGVPDKAEASADTGKPEMDLAIPAGSHDLLARVSVKRDAINGVWKFDGNSLISPLAADAMIEIPGDLPEQYDLTLVLERKSNQKEFAIGFVRGGKQSAFLLDAGEGVSGLDLDARGVHQGRLLTNGQPATVILKVRSAGLQVTVDGAVIFETRTTDPLPSVPSEWKPTDETHLFLGSQLSRYAIHKVMLTPR, encoded by the coding sequence ATGCAACGGAAACTGCCCGAACTCCTGCTGGCTACCGCTATCCTCGCCGTCGCGCTTGCCGGCCGCGCCCGCGCTCAGGAGGAAGAATCGGTCAAAGTCTACAATCAGGTCCAGGCCTCCGTCGTCTCGCTTGAGAACGTCGAAGGGCATGGCACCGGTATCGTTCTGGATAAATCGGGCCTGATCCTGACGAATGCCCATGTCGTCGCTTCGCCCCTGCCGTTTCACTGCCGTGCCGACGTGCGCAAAGGAGGCAAGCACGAGACCCTCACCTACAATAAGGTCACAATTATCGGCTTTCATCCTCAATTCGATCTGGCGTTGGTCCGGATCGACCCCAATGAGGTGAAAGGAACGCTCGACCCAGCCAAGATCGACCGCCGCAAGGGAATCCCCGGCCAGCGCGTCTACGTGATCGGCAATCCCAGTGGCGCCGGAGTTCAGTTGAGCAAGACCATCACCAGCGGCATCCTGAGCGGCGTCGATCGCGTGCTCGACGGCGTCAGCTATTATCAGGTCGATGCGGCGATCAATCCGGGCAATTCCGGCGGCCCGCTTTGCGACAAGAACGGCGAGGTGCTCGGCGTCGTCACGCTCAAAGTGAACGACAAGGAAAACATCGGCTTCGCCATTCCGCTCTTTGATCTCAAGTTGGACAATTTCGTTCCGCTCGCCCAGCGGAGGGCCGATCCTCAAGCGGCCAAGAAATTTCTCGACGCCGCCAACGTGGTCCGCGAGCGGGCGTCGCAGTTGATGAAAGCCCGCGGCAACAAGGACCCCGAGGCTCGCTATAATTTGGCCCTCGCCGCAACCTATTTTCACCGGGCCCTTTTGGAAAATCCGACGGACGACGGCATCTACTATCAGGTCGGGCTGCTGCTCCGAGCGCTCGACGCCAACGAAATTGCCGCCGCGTACCTCAACCAGGCGATCGAGCTGAATCCCTGGGGCGCGGCCAAGGGCCTCTACTTCTACGAGCTGGGCTTGGCGCTCGTCAAGCAAGATAAGAAGACGGCGGCCCGCGCGGCCTGGACCGAGGAAGTCTGCAAGTATCCTAAAGAGGCCGCGCTGGCGTGGGAAGCTCTCGCCGTGTTCTTCGCCAACGATAAGCAGCCATATCAAGCGGCATATCACGCCGCGGTCGCGATGCACATCGGAGGAATAGGCATCCGGGCCGACTTGCTCAGGAAGCTCTACGACGACAACCGCAAGCTGCTAACTGCCGCCGACGCCCAGCGGCTTACTGATGCCGAAGCCAAGATCGACGAAGAATTGGCCCGCATCCAGGCCTTCGCCGATCAACGGCACGCGAAAGGAGACAAATTCCTAACTCGCGACTGCGCCGATCTAATCGCTCAAGGCGGTTCGCGCTCCGCGCCGGACAAGACCGCCGTCGCTCACTCGGCCGCGCAGCCCGCCGGAGTTCCAGACAAGGCCGAAGCGTCCGCCGACACCGGCAAGCCAGAAATGGACCTGGCCATTCCCGCCGGCTCGCACGATCTGCTGGCACGTGTGAGCGTGAAGCGCGACGCGATCAACGGCGTTTGGAAGTTCGACGGTAACTCGCTCATTTCGCCGCTGGCGGCCGACGCGATGATTGAGATTCCCGGCGATCTGCCCGAGCAATACGATTTGACGCTCGTGCTGGAACGAAAATCGAACCAGAAGGAATTCGCGATCGGCTTCGTCCGCGGCGGCAAGCAATCGGCCTTTCTGCTCGACGCGGGCGAGGGCGTGAGCGGCCTCGATCTTGACGCCCGCGGCGTCCACCAAGGCCGCCTGCTCACTAACGGCCAGCCGGCCACGGTGATCCTCAAGGTGCGCAGCGCCGGCCTGCAAGTCACCGTCGACGGCGCCGTGATCTTCGAGACTCGCACGACCGACCCGCTCCCTTCAGTCCCCAGTGAATGGAAGCCAACCGACGAAACCCACCTCTTCCTCGGCTCCCAACTTTCTCGCTACGCAATCCACAAAGTCATGCTGACGCCGAGGTAG